A single genomic interval of Fibrobacter sp. UWB13 harbors:
- a CDS encoding nitrilase-related carbon-nitrogen hydrolase — protein sequence MLKVYLVQFDSVKGNKTENLARAKKMILDAKPNEGSLVLLPEMFATGYVPANLDNAAEDFSSNSAGETARTLSEIADATNCTIMGAGITRASHGFYNHVSIYKPNEAQEFCGYNKMNLFFPEKERFKAGEKVNLFKFNNWTIASFICYDLRFPEIFREATKKGANFITIQAAWPAKRRAHWETLLRARAIENQVYIAAVNAVSENPDQKLPLAGTSLIISPNGDILAEGPTQNEIIISAELDIQAERDYRKSFPVLEGIVPPEFL from the coding sequence ATGCTTAAAGTTTATTTAGTCCAATTCGACAGCGTTAAGGGCAACAAAACCGAAAATCTCGCACGAGCAAAGAAGATGATTCTCGATGCAAAGCCCAATGAGGGGAGTCTCGTGCTCCTTCCCGAGATGTTCGCCACAGGGTATGTGCCCGCCAATCTCGACAATGCCGCCGAAGACTTCAGCTCGAATAGCGCCGGTGAAACCGCACGCACGCTCTCCGAAATCGCAGACGCAACGAACTGCACCATCATGGGAGCAGGCATCACCCGCGCAAGCCACGGATTTTATAACCACGTAAGCATCTACAAACCCAACGAAGCCCAGGAATTCTGCGGGTACAACAAGATGAACTTGTTCTTTCCCGAGAAAGAACGCTTTAAAGCGGGCGAGAAAGTTAATTTATTTAAGTTCAATAATTGGACCATAGCTTCGTTTATCTGCTACGACTTGCGGTTCCCCGAAATCTTCCGCGAAGCGACCAAAAAAGGTGCAAATTTCATCACGATCCAGGCAGCGTGGCCCGCCAAGAGACGCGCCCACTGGGAAACGCTCCTCAGAGCACGTGCCATCGAAAATCAAGTCTATATCGCCGCCGTGAACGCCGTCAGCGAAAACCCCGACCAAAAGCTCCCGCTTGCAGGCACCTCCCTCATCATTTCGCCGAACGGAGACATTCTCGCCGAAGGCCCAACCCAAAACGAAATCATCATTTCAGCCGAACTGGACATCCAAGCGGAACGTGATTATCGTAAATCCTTCCCCGTTCTCGAAGGCATCGTCCCTCCAGAATTTTTATAG
- a CDS encoding phosphotransferase: MNLIKYFSKQRWFMGKNRTILRADTLDSTEAGNTRIRLIKVSFDDGESDIYTVIDDENAVGKILEDAFLDGSQQSVFAGDSGFFSFRITSPFSRAALTSIKPVSKEQSNSAFCAPGKFFFKLYRRLEPGLHPEAEILEAMNKADSSRVPRLYAVCNYKAKGGEIYTWGILEEHFPNALDAWSEFCNNMNSTDAFQLGMSTAQMHESLKRLSGPKYSGIEPPFDRLAQLLKNSTDTEYVPKLRDKLPELRIRYSDLLRETFSDKTIKKQRIHGDYHLGQVLITQSANGTKHFEIIDFEGEPTRSLDYRRTIRSPAVDIAGMLRSFAYAGAIAKTDPTEAQKSFITGYSKVSGISTEEIEKESKPYILAKAIYEACYELEFRPDWFWIPAKALLEL; the protein is encoded by the coding sequence ATGAACCTTATCAAGTATTTTAGCAAGCAACGTTGGTTCATGGGAAAAAACAGAACCATCTTACGCGCAGACACGCTCGACTCCACAGAAGCCGGCAACACGCGCATCAGGCTTATCAAGGTTTCGTTCGACGACGGCGAAAGTGACATTTATACGGTCATCGATGACGAAAATGCAGTTGGTAAAATTCTCGAAGACGCATTCCTCGATGGTTCTCAGCAGTCCGTTTTCGCAGGCGACTCCGGATTTTTCTCGTTTAGAATTACATCGCCATTTTCGAGAGCGGCGCTCACGAGTATCAAGCCCGTTTCAAAGGAACAGAGCAATTCCGCATTTTGCGCTCCCGGCAAGTTTTTCTTCAAGCTATACCGCAGGCTAGAACCGGGTTTACACCCCGAAGCCGAAATTCTAGAAGCAATGAACAAGGCAGACAGCAGCCGCGTTCCAAGACTTTACGCCGTCTGCAATTACAAGGCCAAAGGCGGTGAAATTTACACGTGGGGAATCCTCGAAGAGCATTTCCCGAACGCACTTGACGCCTGGAGCGAATTCTGCAATAACATGAATAGCACGGACGCTTTCCAGCTCGGGATGTCCACTGCGCAAATGCACGAAAGCCTCAAGCGTTTAAGCGGTCCCAAGTACAGCGGCATCGAACCGCCATTTGACCGATTGGCACAACTTTTGAAGAACTCCACGGATACCGAGTACGTTCCAAAATTGCGCGATAAGCTCCCGGAACTGCGCATCCGCTACAGTGACTTGCTCCGCGAAACATTCAGCGACAAGACTATCAAAAAACAGCGCATCCACGGAGATTACCACCTCGGGCAAGTGCTAATTACGCAAAGTGCAAACGGCACCAAGCATTTCGAGATTATAGACTTTGAAGGGGAACCCACGCGTAGCCTCGACTACAGGCGCACCATCCGCTCCCCCGCTGTCGATATCGCCGGGATGCTGCGCAGCTTTGCTTACGCAGGCGCCATAGCCAAGACCGACCCGACCGAAGCACAAAAATCTTTTATCACAGGATATTCCAAAGTCTCCGGGATTTCCACCGAAGAAATCGAAAAGGAATCCAAGCCCTACATTCTCGCAAAAGCCATCTACGAAGCATGCTACGAGTTAGAATTCCGCCCCGACTGGTTCTGGATCCCCGCCAAAGCGCTACTAGAGTTATAA
- the cysE gene encoding serine O-acetyltransferase, whose translation MTPEEMEQLLRKDAAELVKTESFSKLMLEEQILNRKNFADMLGVTLACQLAGEVIDRAELEKMFRVMYEKYPQLLICATKDLHATVLRDPACTGPLEPLLFFKGFQGLQAYRVAHVLYEEGRHFPAKMLQSIISRKFGMDIHPAAKIGHGLLVDHATNIVIGETATVGNNVSFLHGVTLGGTGNEIGDRHPKIGNGVMLGAHAQLLGNIHIGDGAKIGAGAVVLCDVPAHTTYAGVPAVQVGHPHDDMPSFNMQQDFTRDKN comes from the coding sequence ATGACACCAGAAGAAATGGAACAGTTACTCCGCAAGGACGCAGCAGAGCTCGTCAAAACCGAGTCGTTTTCGAAGTTGATGCTCGAAGAGCAAATCCTTAACCGCAAGAACTTTGCGGATATGCTTGGAGTAACCCTCGCCTGTCAGCTCGCCGGTGAAGTCATCGACCGCGCAGAACTCGAGAAGATGTTCCGCGTCATGTACGAAAAATATCCCCAATTGCTTATTTGCGCGACAAAGGACTTGCACGCAACGGTCCTCCGCGACCCCGCTTGCACGGGCCCCCTCGAACCGCTACTGTTCTTCAAGGGTTTCCAAGGACTGCAAGCCTACCGCGTAGCCCATGTTCTTTATGAAGAAGGCCGCCACTTCCCCGCCAAGATGCTCCAGAGCATCATCAGCCGCAAGTTCGGTATGGACATCCACCCGGCAGCAAAGATTGGCCACGGACTTTTGGTGGACCACGCCACAAATATCGTCATCGGTGAAACCGCAACCGTCGGGAACAACGTGAGCTTTTTGCATGGCGTGACCTTGGGCGGTACCGGTAACGAAATCGGCGACCGTCACCCGAAAATCGGGAATGGCGTGATGCTCGGCGCCCATGCCCAATTGCTCGGAAATATCCACATCGGCGATGGCGCAAAAATTGGCGCTGGCGCCGTGGTGCTTTGCGATGTTCCTGCTCACACGACGTATGCAGGCGTCCCAGCCGTTCAGGTGGGCCACCCGCACGATGACATGCCGAGCTTCAACATGCAGCAAGACTTCACGCGCGACAAGAATTAG
- the nth gene encoding endonuclease III produces the protein MNKAAKIKFIGDKLDELYPNPPIPLDFTSPFTLLVAVVLSAQCTDIRVNQVTAVLFKEANTPAKMIKLGVDRIAEIIKPCGFFNTKSVNIFKLSQALVEKFKGEVPHTFEELESLPGVGHKTASVIMSHIFKLPAFPVDTHIHRLAERWGLSDGSSVEKTEADLKKAFPESEWEKRHLQIIYFGRNYCKARGHKDEECPICSVVKKHK, from the coding sequence ATGAACAAGGCTGCGAAAATCAAATTCATTGGCGATAAGCTGGACGAACTATACCCGAATCCGCCCATTCCGCTGGATTTTACAAGCCCATTCACACTCCTCGTTGCCGTTGTTTTAAGCGCTCAGTGCACCGACATCCGTGTAAACCAGGTGACCGCGGTTCTCTTTAAAGAAGCAAACACTCCCGCCAAGATGATCAAGCTCGGAGTAGACCGCATTGCCGAAATCATCAAGCCCTGCGGTTTCTTTAACACCAAAAGCGTGAACATTTTCAAGCTCTCGCAAGCGCTCGTCGAAAAGTTCAAAGGCGAAGTCCCACACACGTTCGAGGAACTCGAAAGCCTCCCCGGAGTCGGACATAAGACGGCAAGCGTCATCATGAGCCACATCTTTAAGCTCCCGGCATTCCCGGTCGATACGCACATCCATCGCCTTGCCGAACGCTGGGGCTTGAGCGACGGTTCAAGCGTTGAAAAGACCGAAGCGGATTTAAAAAAAGCTTTTCCCGAAAGCGAATGGGAAAAGCGTCATTTGCAAATCATTTATTTTGGGCGCAACTACTGCAAAGCGCGCGGGCACAAAGACGAAGAATGCCCAATTTGCTCTGTAGTGAAAAAACACAAGTAA
- a CDS encoding DUF3300 domain-containing protein — translation MKRLMTLLVAMIALPLMANAQTRYTPSELDTLVATIALYPDPLLVHVLDASVYVDDIPRASAFATAHRHLSGDGLASAIERADLEFDESVIALIPFPDVLRKMSKYATWTKQLGEAVDMQKADVMDAVQRMRRVAHRNGYLSSDDKIAVTVDDNVSIQPVREEYVYVPEYDPRVVYYVVSDGNIRLRYVNGVWTGAGLVYWGWDPFYYDWVHRRPHYRHPHRYAPPPRHRVKPRPAPGPRYDRPAPRRFDNPPPPRSHSSWDRRPSAPPPAPSSNVLRKSATSAQAPSNNTRPAPPPPSNYKRPAPLPPQASSSNDDEDRWQSRRSERHHGSHNAPPPPPSRRR, via the coding sequence ATGAAACGTTTAATGACTCTGCTTGTGGCGATGATTGCGCTCCCGCTGATGGCTAATGCCCAGACTCGCTATACGCCTTCGGAACTCGATACGCTAGTCGCGACGATTGCGCTTTATCCAGACCCGCTCTTGGTGCATGTTCTGGATGCTTCGGTGTATGTTGATGATATTCCGCGTGCGTCTGCTTTTGCTACTGCCCATCGTCATTTGTCGGGCGACGGTTTGGCGAGTGCCATTGAACGAGCTGATTTGGAATTCGACGAATCGGTAATCGCGCTTATCCCGTTTCCGGATGTGCTCCGTAAAATGTCGAAGTATGCCACTTGGACAAAACAGCTTGGCGAAGCCGTGGATATGCAAAAAGCCGATGTGATGGATGCCGTGCAGAGAATGCGTCGGGTTGCTCACAGAAATGGCTATTTGAGCAGTGATGACAAAATTGCAGTGACCGTTGATGATAACGTTTCGATTCAGCCGGTTCGCGAAGAATATGTGTACGTCCCGGAATACGATCCGCGTGTTGTTTATTACGTTGTTTCAGACGGCAACATTCGCCTCCGTTATGTGAACGGCGTTTGGACTGGTGCGGGTCTCGTTTATTGGGGCTGGGATCCGTTCTATTATGACTGGGTGCATCGCCGTCCGCATTATCGCCATCCGCATCGTTATGCACCGCCTCCGCGTCACCGTGTAAAGCCTAGACCTGCTCCGGGTCCGCGTTATGATAGGCCTGCGCCCAGGCGTTTTGACAATCCGCCTCCTCCGCGTTCGCATTCATCGTGGGATAGGCGACCGTCGGCACCTCCTCCAGCGCCTTCGTCAAATGTCTTGAGAAAATCGGCGACTTCAGCTCAGGCTCCTTCGAACAATACTCGACCGGCGCCTCCGCCTCCGTCGAATTATAAGCGTCCGGCACCACTTCCGCCGCAGGCTTCTAGCTCAAATGACGATGAGGATCGTTGGCAATCGCGCCGTTCAGAACGTCATCATGGCTCGCATAATGCGCCACCTCCGCCACCATCGCGTAGAAGGTAA
- a CDS encoding glutamine--tRNA ligase/YqeY domain fusion protein — protein MEIPESSNFIQDIIVNDLQTGKRDHVLTRFPPEPNGYIHIGHAKSICLNFGTAKKFGGFTNLRFDDTNPTKEDVEYVDSIREDVKWLGFEWKEEFFASDYYDQIYAFAEKMIEMGKAYVEDLTRDEMQEYRGNDAGKPSRPSPYRDRSVEENMKLFHEMRDGKYADGEKCLRAKVDLASPNMNMRDPVIYRIKHCTHHRTGDKWCIYPMYDFAHPISDWIEGITHSICTLEFEAHRPLYDWFLIELGLQNRPQQIEFARLNLSYTMMSKRKLLELVQTKAVLGWNDPRMPTVCGFRRRGFTPSSIREFCSRIGVSKADSMVDVNLLYFCIREELNQTANRVMAVIDPVKLVIDNWEAGKVEMIEVENNPNDPNAGTRKVPFSGELYIEADDFMEEPPKKYFRLKPEGEVRLKGAYFVTCKSVEKDADGKVKVIHCVYDPLSKGGESPDGRKVKGTIHWVSAAHAVDAEVRLIDNLFTLEDPAQVPEGEDWHDYLNPNSMVIKQAKVEPALADAKLEDRFQFMRQGYFCLDSEDSKPGHLVFNRTVGLKDSFNPTK, from the coding sequence ATGGAAATCCCCGAATCTTCGAATTTTATTCAGGACATTATCGTTAACGACCTCCAGACTGGCAAGCGCGATCACGTGCTGACGCGTTTCCCGCCCGAACCGAACGGCTATATTCACATTGGACATGCCAAGTCCATCTGCTTGAACTTCGGCACCGCCAAGAAGTTCGGCGGCTTTACGAACCTCCGTTTCGACGACACGAACCCGACCAAGGAAGATGTGGAATACGTCGATTCCATCCGCGAAGACGTGAAGTGGCTCGGCTTTGAATGGAAAGAAGAATTTTTCGCAAGCGACTACTACGACCAGATTTACGCCTTTGCCGAAAAGATGATTGAAATGGGCAAGGCATACGTCGAAGATTTGACTCGCGACGAAATGCAGGAATACCGCGGCAACGATGCTGGCAAGCCCTCCCGCCCGAGCCCCTACCGCGACCGCAGCGTCGAAGAAAACATGAAGCTCTTCCACGAAATGCGCGACGGCAAGTACGCCGACGGTGAAAAGTGCCTCCGTGCCAAGGTCGACCTCGCAAGCCCGAACATGAACATGCGCGACCCGGTCATCTACCGCATCAAGCATTGCACGCATCATCGCACGGGCGACAAGTGGTGCATCTACCCGATGTACGACTTTGCGCACCCGATTAGCGACTGGATCGAAGGCATCACGCACTCCATCTGCACGCTGGAGTTCGAAGCTCACCGTCCGCTTTACGACTGGTTCCTCATTGAACTTGGTTTGCAGAACCGTCCGCAGCAGATTGAATTTGCTCGCTTGAACCTCTCGTACACGATGATGAGTAAGCGCAAGCTCCTCGAACTTGTGCAGACAAAGGCTGTGCTTGGCTGGAACGACCCGCGTATGCCGACTGTTTGCGGTTTCCGCCGCCGTGGCTTTACCCCGAGTTCCATCCGCGAATTCTGCAGCCGCATCGGCGTTTCCAAGGCCGACTCCATGGTCGACGTGAACCTCCTTTACTTCTGCATCCGCGAAGAATTGAACCAGACCGCTAACCGCGTGATGGCCGTGATTGATCCGGTCAAGCTCGTGATTGACAACTGGGAAGCAGGCAAGGTCGAAATGATCGAAGTCGAGAACAACCCGAACGACCCGAACGCAGGAACCCGCAAGGTGCCGTTCAGCGGTGAACTCTACATCGAAGCAGACGACTTCATGGAAGAACCGCCGAAGAAGTACTTCCGCTTGAAGCCGGAAGGCGAAGTCCGTCTCAAGGGTGCTTACTTTGTCACTTGCAAGAGCGTCGAAAAGGATGCTGACGGCAAGGTCAAGGTCATCCACTGCGTCTATGACCCGCTCAGCAAGGGTGGCGAATCTCCGGATGGCCGCAAGGTCAAGGGTACGATCCACTGGGTTTCTGCAGCACATGCTGTGGATGCCGAAGTGCGCCTCATTGATAACTTGTTCACGCTCGAAGATCCGGCCCAGGTCCCGGAAGGCGAAGATTGGCACGATTATCTGAACCCGAATTCCATGGTTATTAAGCAGGCCAAGGTGGAACCCGCTCTCGCCGATGCGAAGCTTGAAGACCGCTTCCAGTTCATGCGTCAGGGCTACTTCTGCCTCGATAGCGAAGACTCCAAGCCGGGTCACCTCGTATTCAACAGAACTGTGGGATTGAAAGATTCATTTAATCCTACAAAGTAA
- a CDS encoding DMT family transporter, translated as MANIGYSFLMVLAAFLWGSTFVAQIEGNDVGPFAFVCMRNFIATGVLFGLAKVLDKFNKSPRKPKTKEENKALWKAGLFCGLTLFFAMNLQQTGLFLGCSAGKAGFLTACYIIFVPILSTFFGKKISPKIWLCVAITLEGLYLLCIKEDFTIQPSDIVLLLCALAFAAHILVVGKYGPYMDNVRLSAIQFLVVASLSIFPMFFVDLKGNFAGFGTVIDVYSHFKPWIPLLYAAILSSGVAFTLQIVAQNKLRPTIASLLMSLESVFSVISGWVMLGERFTLQEGIGCVLMFTAVILAQVKIRRQ; from the coding sequence ATGGCAAATATTGGATATAGTTTTTTAATGGTACTGGCGGCATTTCTGTGGGGTTCCACATTTGTCGCCCAAATTGAAGGGAACGACGTTGGTCCGTTCGCTTTCGTGTGCATGCGAAATTTCATCGCCACAGGAGTCCTTTTCGGACTGGCGAAGGTATTGGACAAATTCAACAAAAGCCCTAGAAAGCCGAAAACAAAAGAAGAAAACAAGGCTCTCTGGAAAGCAGGCTTATTCTGCGGGCTTACGCTTTTCTTTGCAATGAACTTGCAACAAACGGGACTTTTCCTCGGATGTTCCGCCGGGAAGGCAGGGTTCCTGACCGCGTGCTACATCATTTTCGTACCGATTCTAAGCACATTTTTTGGCAAGAAGATTTCCCCTAAGATTTGGCTCTGCGTAGCCATCACGCTTGAAGGGCTTTACCTGCTCTGCATCAAGGAAGATTTTACCATCCAACCATCCGATATCGTTCTATTGCTTTGCGCTCTTGCCTTTGCAGCACACATTCTCGTCGTCGGAAAGTACGGCCCTTACATGGACAATGTGAGACTTTCGGCAATACAGTTTCTAGTGGTGGCATCGCTTTCCATTTTCCCGATGTTTTTCGTGGACTTGAAAGGAAATTTTGCGGGGTTTGGCACGGTGATAGACGTCTATTCGCATTTCAAGCCGTGGATTCCGCTTTTGTACGCCGCCATCCTTTCGAGCGGTGTCGCATTCACGTTGCAAATTGTCGCGCAAAACAAATTAAGGCCCACCATAGCATCGCTATTGATGAGCCTTGAATCTGTATTTTCCGTGATTTCTGGATGGGTGATGCTCGGTGAGCGATTTACCCTTCAAGAAGGAATCGGTTGCGTGCTAATGTTTACCGCCGTCATCCTCGCGCAAGTCAAAATCAGACGCCAATAG
- a CDS encoding Na+/H+ antiporter NhaC family protein has product MEQATNSIMAYGTFLALVPALVAIILALVSKEVYSSLFLGVIVGGLLLCQGTGSGFFDAVFKNGLIAKVADPYNVGILVFLVMLGAMVALMNRAGGSAAFGNWAKTHIKSKIGAQIATICFGILIFIDDYFNCLTVGSVMRPVTDRFKVSHEKLAYLIDSTAAPICIIAPISSWAAAVSGFVEGEDGLTLFIKAIPFNFYALLTILTLFLVVVWNVNIGPMKKHEMHTNAVGGNLEDLNFTSTKGRVLDLVMPIASLIVFCVLGMIYTGGYFASGDAAKGFVDAFASSDASVGLAIGSFGAFVFTVCFYMVRRVLRFGHCMACLPDGFKAMVPAILILALAWTLKGTTDALGAKEFVAGLVKGGAAGFMNFMPAIIFVIAAFLAFATGTSWGTFGILIPIVVAAFGGVDYSLMVISISACMAGAVCGDHSSPISDTTIMASAGAECNHVNHVNTQIPYVFIVAAISFVTYIVAGFTRSAILSLLFGFLVTFGTLVLLKKRAKKKGE; this is encoded by the coding sequence ATGGAACAGGCCACAAATTCAATAATGGCTTATGGTACTTTCTTGGCTCTCGTGCCGGCTCTTGTCGCAATTATTTTAGCCCTTGTGAGTAAAGAAGTTTACTCGTCACTTTTTTTAGGCGTCATTGTCGGAGGACTTCTTCTTTGCCAGGGGACTGGCTCGGGATTCTTTGATGCTGTTTTCAAGAACGGCTTGATTGCAAAGGTTGCTGACCCTTATAACGTGGGCATTCTCGTGTTCTTGGTTATGTTGGGTGCTATGGTTGCGCTCATGAACAGGGCAGGAGGCTCTGCCGCTTTTGGCAACTGGGCTAAGACGCATATCAAGTCAAAAATTGGTGCGCAGATTGCAACGATTTGCTTTGGCATCTTGATTTTTATCGACGACTATTTCAACTGCCTTACGGTGGGTAGCGTGATGCGCCCGGTAACAGACCGCTTCAAGGTGAGCCATGAAAAACTCGCATACCTGATTGACTCTACCGCGGCTCCGATTTGCATTATTGCACCGATTAGCTCGTGGGCTGCCGCGGTTTCTGGATTCGTGGAAGGTGAGGATGGACTCACGCTTTTCATCAAGGCAATCCCGTTTAACTTTTATGCGTTGTTGACGATTCTTACGTTGTTCTTGGTTGTCGTTTGGAATGTGAATATCGGTCCGATGAAAAAGCATGAAATGCATACAAACGCTGTCGGCGGAAATCTGGAAGACTTGAATTTTACATCGACAAAAGGCAGAGTCTTGGACCTTGTGATGCCGATTGCTTCTTTGATTGTTTTCTGTGTTCTCGGCATGATTTATACGGGTGGTTATTTTGCATCAGGCGATGCGGCAAAGGGCTTTGTCGATGCGTTTGCTTCTAGCGATGCGTCTGTTGGTCTTGCGATTGGTTCGTTTGGCGCATTTGTTTTTACGGTTTGTTTTTACATGGTTCGTCGCGTTTTGCGTTTCGGTCACTGCATGGCTTGCTTGCCGGATGGCTTCAAGGCGATGGTTCCTGCAATTTTGATTTTGGCTTTGGCTTGGACGCTTAAGGGAACAACGGATGCGCTTGGTGCGAAGGAATTTGTAGCAGGTCTTGTGAAGGGCGGTGCCGCTGGATTCATGAACTTTATGCCGGCGATTATCTTTGTGATTGCGGCGTTCCTCGCTTTTGCAACGGGAACTTCCTGGGGAACATTCGGCATCCTCATCCCGATTGTCGTCGCGGCGTTTGGCGGCGTGGATTACAGCCTTATGGTCATCTCGATTTCGGCTTGCATGGCGGGTGCCGTTTGCGGTGACCATAGCTCTCCGATTTCGGATACGACGATTATGGCTAGTGCTGGTGCGGAATGCAACCACGTGAATCACGTCAATACGCAGATCCCGTATGTATTTATAGTGGCGGCAATTTCATTTGTCACCTACATTGTTGCTGGCTTTACCCGTAGCGCAATACTTTCGCTCTTGTTCGGCTTTTTAGTGACCTTCGGTACGCTTGTCTTGCTTAAAAAGCGTGCCAAGAAAAAAGGCGAATAA
- a CDS encoding DUF1565 domain-containing protein: MKSIKILATVAAFCLVSQSFATDWYVSPSGKNKNEGKSPSAPLKNIWKAIELASNGDVIRVAAGNYNGQMKQGWIKLDKPVSIIGGYSDDFSSRDVVKNKTLFQPTNEMNGTKGQGILHLNYKGANSKVVIDGFIFDQGEANSYHPVEGKPEGVETGMWLEPPSKGNTTFPSLNNYSLYGENSEGDLTIQNCVFVNAGNIALNLNHVAGKVKVLNNIFIANRIVGANVQAKQNKVDAVDYEFAYNTVMFTWTRTKLFEDMGYGVRANTNCITRIHNNILALNMMAGFDNTKGDPKSKKVYLDKNAFILNKKGDVTVTVSPNILWLNVADGAFEDLEDAPSIQSLNGNISISDPSIFKGKINQAYLEGFLNATYTEQASYNENSPANLFRAAMGLNKQGSIKSKVSMFMNKYPMEEALALFGLMEGYGAQKQK; the protein is encoded by the coding sequence ATGAAATCCATTAAAATTTTAGCTACAGTAGCAGCGTTTTGCCTCGTAAGTCAATCGTTCGCAACAGATTGGTACGTAAGTCCAAGCGGCAAGAACAAAAACGAAGGAAAATCTCCATCCGCCCCGCTCAAAAACATCTGGAAAGCCATTGAACTCGCTTCTAACGGAGATGTCATCCGCGTGGCAGCTGGCAATTACAACGGACAAATGAAGCAAGGGTGGATCAAGCTCGACAAGCCTGTGTCCATCATCGGTGGCTACTCGGACGATTTTTCCAGTCGCGATGTTGTTAAAAACAAGACTTTATTCCAGCCGACGAACGAAATGAACGGCACCAAAGGCCAAGGAATTCTGCACCTCAATTACAAGGGAGCTAATTCGAAGGTCGTCATCGATGGATTCATTTTTGACCAAGGCGAAGCCAACAGTTACCACCCGGTTGAAGGCAAGCCAGAAGGCGTCGAAACCGGCATGTGGCTTGAACCTCCGTCCAAGGGAAATACCACCTTCCCCTCCCTTAACAACTACAGCCTCTACGGTGAAAACTCTGAAGGCGACCTTACCATCCAGAACTGCGTCTTTGTAAATGCCGGTAATATTGCATTGAACTTAAACCATGTCGCAGGCAAGGTCAAAGTTTTGAACAACATTTTTATCGCTAATAGAATCGTTGGCGCAAACGTACAAGCCAAGCAAAATAAAGTCGATGCCGTCGATTATGAATTTGCCTACAATACTGTGATGTTCACCTGGACTCGCACCAAACTGTTCGAAGACATGGGCTACGGCGTACGAGCCAACACAAACTGCATTACCCGAATCCATAACAACATTTTAGCCCTCAATATGATGGCTGGATTTGACAACACCAAGGGTGACCCAAAATCAAAGAAGGTCTATCTCGACAAGAACGCATTCATCCTGAACAAGAAGGGTGACGTCACTGTTACCGTGAGCCCGAACATCCTTTGGCTTAACGTCGCCGATGGTGCATTCGAAGACTTAGAAGACGCACCGAGCATTCAGAGCCTCAATGGAAACATTTCCATTAGCGATCCTAGCATTTTCAAGGGAAAAATCAACCAGGCTTACTTGGAAGGTTTCTTAAACGCAACTTACACAGAACAAGCTTCGTACAATGAAAATTCCCCGGCAAACCTTTTCAGAGCCGCTATGGGTCTCAACAAACAGGGTTCCATCAAGTCTAAGGTATCTATGTTCATGAACAAGTACCCGATGGAAGAAGCTCTAGCCCTCTTTGGACTAATGGAAGGTTACGGCGCTCAAAAGCAAAAGTAA